One genomic window of Amphiura filiformis chromosome 3, Afil_fr2py, whole genome shotgun sequence includes the following:
- the LOC140148601 gene encoding alpha-centractin, which translates to MESYDVIANQPVVIDNGSGVIKAGFAGDSIPKYHFPNFVGRPKHVRVMAGALEGDTFIGPKAEEHRGLLSIKYPMEHGFVKDWNDMEKIWQYIYSKDQLQTFFRGEDHPVLLTEAPLNPRKNREKAAEVFFETFNVPALFVSMQAILSLYATGRTTGVVLDAGDGVTHAVPIYEGFALPHSIMRVDIAGRDVTRYLQLLLRKEGYNFHTSAELEVVKQIKERACFLSINPLKEETGDTEKTAYTLPDGSTMEVGPAKFRAPELLFRPDLIGEECEGLHEVLTFSIQKSDLDLRRTLFSNIVLSGGSTLFRGFGDRLLSEVKQLAPKDVKIRISAPQERLYSTWIGGSILASLDTFKKMWVSKKEYEDEGVKVLHRKTF; encoded by the exons GGATCTGGTGTAATCAAGGCAGGCTTTGCTGGTGACTCAATACCAAAATATCATTTTCCAAATTT TGTGGGCCGGCCTAAACATGTACGGGTCATGGCTGGAGCATTGGAAGGAGATACATTCATTGGACCCAAAGCAGAAGAACACAGAGGATTGTTGTCTATAAAATACCCAATGGAA CATGGTTTTGTCAAAGATTGGAATGACATGGAGAAAATATGGCAGTATATTTATTCTAAGGACCAGCTTCAAACTTTTTTCAGAGGAG aagAT CATCCAGTCTTACTGACAGAAGCGCCACTGAATCCACGCAAAAACAGAGAAAAGGCAGCAGAGGTTTTCTTTGAGACTTTCAACGTTCcagctttatttgtttcaatGCAGGCTATCTTGAGCTT GTACGCCACAGGTCGCACAACAGGTGTAGTGTTAGATGCTGGTGATGGTGTGACTCATGCAGTACCAATCTATGAAGGATTTGCCTTGCCACATTCAATTATGAGGGTTGATATAGCTGGTAGAGATGTCACAAGATACTTGCAGCTGTTGCTAAGAAAAGAAGGCTACAACTTTCATACGTCGGCTGAATTAGAAGTTGTCAAACAAATTAAAGAG CGTGCCTGCTTCCTTTCCATTAACCCATTGAAAGAAGAAACAGGAGATACAGAGAAGACAGCATATACTTTACCAGATGGTAGTACCATGGAG GTTGGTCCAGCAAAATTCCGAGCCCCAGAACTCCTCTTTAGACCAGACTTGATTGGAGAAGAGTGTGAAGGTCTACATGAAGTGCTGACGTTCTCCATTCAGAAATCGGACCTGGATCTGAGGCGGACCTTGTTCTCTAATATAGTACTGTCTGGTGGATCAACTCTATTTAGAGGATTTGGTGATAGGTTGCTAAGTGAAGTCAAACAGTTGGCACCAAAGGATGTCAAAATCAGG ATTTCAGCACCACAAGAAAGATTGTACTCAACGTGGATTGG TGGTTCTATTCTGGCATCATTGGACACATTCAAGAAGATGTGGGTTTCCAAGAAAGAATACGAAGATGAAGGGGTCAAAGTATTACATAGAAAAACATTCTAG